DNA sequence from the Sphingomonas taxi genome:
CGGGCATCCTCGTCGCGGAAACACGGCGCGATCTGGAAATAGCGGTCGAAGCCGGCGACCATCAGGAGCTGTTTGAACATCTGCGGCGCCTGCGGCAGCGCGTAGAACTTGCCCGGATGAACGCGGCTGGGGACGAGATAGTCGCGCGCGCCCTCGGGGCTCGACGCGGTGAGGATCGGCGTCTGGAATTCGGTGAAGCCCTGCCCGATCATCCGCTGGCGGATCGAGGAGATCACCTTCGAGCGCAGCATGATGTTCTGGTGGAGCCGCTCGCGGCGCAGGTCGAGGAAGCGATAGCGCAGGCGGATATCCTCGGGATATTCGGCGTCGCCCGCCACCGGCATCGGCAGCTCCTGCGCGTGGCTCTGCACGGTCGCGACCTGCGCGAACACCTCGATCGCGCCGGTGGCGAGATTGGGGTTCTGCGTCGCGTCGGAGCGCGCCTTCACCACGCCGTCGATCGTGACGACCGACTCGACGCGCAGCGATTCGAGCGTCGGCAGCGCCGGCGAATCGCTGTCGGCGACGATCTGGGTGATGCCGTAATGGTCGCGCAGGTCGACGAACAGCACGCCGCCGTGGTCGCGCTTGCGATGGACCCAGCCCGACAGGCGGACGGTCTCACCGACGTTGCCTGCGGTAAGCGCGGCGCAGGTGTGGGAGCGATAGGCGTGCATGATCGTTTCTTCCGGCCGGATAATGGCGTTGTGCGAGGGGTCGCGCTTCCCCGTCTCACTTGGCTTTGTCAACCCGGCCGCGTGTGGCTATGGCAATGCCATGCATATCCACCCGTTGATTACAGACAGCGCCAGCCTCGCCAATCTGTGTGCCCGCCTCGCCAATGCCGACTTCGTGACCGTCGACACCGAATTCATGCGCGAGAGCACCTATTACCCCGAATTGTGCCTGATCCAGATCGCCGACGTGAACGAGGCGGCGGCGATCGATCCGATGGCGCCGGGGCTCGACATGACGCCGCTGCTGGAATTGCTCACCGAGAATCAGGACGTGCTCAAGGTGGTCCATGCCGGCGGGCAGGACATCGAGATCATCTACAATCTTACCGGCAAGACGCCGCATCCGCTGTTCGATACGCAGGTCGCGGCGATGGCGCTGGGGCAAGGCGAGCAGATCGGCTATTCCAACCTAGTCGACAGCTGGCTCGGCATCGTCGTCGACAAGGGCGCGCGCTTCACCGACTGGGCGCGGCGGCCGCTCGATGCGCGGCAGATCGAATATGCGATCGGCGACGTGACGCATCTCGCGGTGATCTTCCCCAAGATGCTCGAACGGCTGCGCAAGACCGGGCGCGGCGTGTGGCTCGACCAGGAGATGGAGCGGCTCGCCGACCCGGCCAATTACGCCAACGATCCCGATCAGGCGTGGAAGCGCGTGCGCATCTCCGGGCGCAAGCCCGACGTGCTCGGGCGGCTCAAGGCGCTGGCGCGCTGGCGCGAGCTGGAGGCGCAGTCGAAGGACCTGCCGCGCGGGCGGATCGTCAAGGACGAGACGCTGGGCGACATCGCCGGCCATCCGCCGCGCAAACAGGCCGATCTCGCCAAGGTGCGCGGCCTGTCGGCGACCTGGGCGTCGAACGATATCGGCGGGCGGCTGATGGCGGCGATCGAATCGGCGGCACCGCTTGGCGCCGACGAGCTGCCGCCGCGCGACGACCGCAAGCCGGGGCTGGGCAAGGAGGGCGCGCTGGTCGCCGATCTGCTCAAACTGCTGCTCAAGATCCGCTCGCGCGATATCGACGTCGCGTCGCGCCTGCTGGCGCGGTCGGAAGAGCTGGAAGCGCTCGCCGCCGGGGTGCGCACCGGGTTGCCGATGCTGGAGGGCTGGCGGTTCGACCAGTTCGGGCGCGATGCGCTCGATCTGGTCGAGGGGCGGCTCGGCTTCGCAGTGCGCGGCGGCAAGCTCAAGATGACGCGAACGGAGGAAGCAGCATGATGCGGTTGGCCTTTCTACTGCCGGTGCTTGCGGCAGGATGTGCGACGATGCCCGCGCCCGAGCCCGAACGCGGCCCGTGCGTGATCGACGAGGCGGTCAAGATCCGCTTCGCAGGCGTCAAATTCCGCGAGCGGATGCGGCCCGAGATCGAGCATATGACGCATTCGGCGATCTCGCGGTTGATCCATCCCGACGACGTCACGACGCAGGATTTCCGCGTCGACCGGCTGAACATCCTGCTCGACGACGGCGGGCTGATCAGCGGACTGAAGTGCGGCTGATCACCTGATCGCGAGGCGCGGCTTGCGCTTGAGCGCCGTGGCCAGCGCGGCGTGGCGGCGCTCGACCGTCTCGGCATAGAGCGGCCGGTCCGCCTCGGTCAGCGACAAGGCGACGTGGCCGGGGACCAGCGCCAGCGACGCGCGCTGCAGCGGCCCGGCGAGACCGGCGCTGAACCGCTGGCCTAAGCGGATCGCCAGCCCCCAGTCGATCGCCAGCGCGATCTGGCCGGTGCTGGCGAGGCCGGCGAGCAGGGGATGCGGCGTCGTGCTGCCGCCGAGGCTGGTGTGCAGCGCCTGCGCGAGCATCGCGCGTTCGGGCGCGTCTATCGCCACCCAATTGCCGTGCAGCGCGACCTCGAAGCCGCGCTCGTCGCGGAATTCGGGATTGGCGCGCCAGCCGGTATCGGCGAGCAGGCAGGCGGCGTGGCGGATCCGCGAAGGCTCCGGCGTATCGTCGGGGAAGAGCGGTGCGATCCAGGCGGCGAGCAGGTCGCCGTGCTCGGCGAAGCGGCCGAGCAATTTGCCCTCCTCGCGCGCGGCGACGATCAACGGGTCGAGCGCCCGCGTTTTCGGATCAAGCGTCGCATAGAGCAACCCCTCGCGGAGGCCGAAGGTCGAGGCCATCGCGCTTGCCGAGCCGAGTTCGCGCATCACCACCGACAGCAGCGCGGTGGCGTCGCCGAGCTGCGCGGCGCGAACCGACGACATGCCGGGCACGCTGCGCAGCCGCGGGCGCGAGAGGTGCGCGATGCTGCGGCCGAGGCGACCGACGGTTTCGGGCGCGAGGCTGTAGCCATGAATGATCGGCAGCGGATAATGCGTCAGGCTCATGTCGAGCCGTGCCAGCGCGCGCCACGATCCGCCGACCATGTAGAGCGGAAGGCCCCTGCCCCGCCCGGTCCAGCCCGCCTCGGCGATCAGCCGGGTGACGTGGCGGTCGAACGCCGGGCCACGGCTGGAGCGCAGCGCGGCGATACGCAGCACGCCGAGC
Encoded proteins:
- the rnd gene encoding ribonuclease D, which encodes MHIHPLITDSASLANLCARLANADFVTVDTEFMRESTYYPELCLIQIADVNEAAAIDPMAPGLDMTPLLELLTENQDVLKVVHAGGQDIEIIYNLTGKTPHPLFDTQVAAMALGQGEQIGYSNLVDSWLGIVVDKGARFTDWARRPLDARQIEYAIGDVTHLAVIFPKMLERLRKTGRGVWLDQEMERLADPANYANDPDQAWKRVRISGRKPDVLGRLKALARWRELEAQSKDLPRGRIVKDETLGDIAGHPPRKQADLAKVRGLSATWASNDIGGRLMAAIESAAPLGADELPPRDDRKPGLGKEGALVADLLKLLLKIRSRDIDVASRLLARSEELEALAAGVRTGLPMLEGWRFDQFGRDALDLVEGRLGFAVRGGKLKMTRTEEAA
- a CDS encoding I78 family peptidase inhibitor: MMRLAFLLPVLAAGCATMPAPEPERGPCVIDEAVKIRFAGVKFRERMRPEIEHMTHSAISRLIHPDDVTTQDFRVDRLNILLDDGGLISGLKCG
- a CDS encoding Ppx/GppA family phosphatase, with translation MTDPYPRTGIIDIGSNSVRLVVYQGHPRIPATLFNEKVMAGLGRSLAATGAIDADSMALAIGALRRFAMVAREMDAPVRTVATAAVRDASNGAAFIAAAKDLGLTVELLSGEQEATAAGMGVLSAIPDADGIVGDLGGGSLELVRVVAGTVTDRISFPLGVLRIAALRSSRGPAFDRHVTRLIAEAGWTGRGRGLPLYMVGGSWRALARLDMSLTHYPLPIIHGYSLAPETVGRLGRSIAHLSRPRLRSVPGMSSVRAAQLGDATALLSVVMRELGSASAMASTFGLREGLLYATLDPKTRALDPLIVAAREEGKLLGRFAEHGDLLAAWIAPLFPDDTPEPSRIRHAACLLADTGWRANPEFRDERGFEVALHGNWVAIDAPERAMLAQALHTSLGGSTTPHPLLAGLASTGQIALAIDWGLAIRLGQRFSAGLAGPLQRASLALVPGHVALSLTEADRPLYAETVERRHAALATALKRKPRLAIR